The genomic interval AGCATTGTGTAAGTGATGCGATTAAAGATGGTAATGGCGATGCATCGATTGATGAGTTGATGAAAGTTTTAAAGCAGTTCAATAAATAGGAGGTGAGGGTATGGCAAAGCGTAATGTTACGTTACCGATAGAAGGTATGACGTGTGCTGCATGTTCAGGTCGTATTGAAAAAGTGCTCAATAAGATGGACGGCGTTGATGCACATGTAAACTTAACGACAGAACAGGCTGCTGTGTCGTTTGATGATGATATCCTTTCAGTTGACGATATTGCCGCAAAGGTGGATAAACTTGGATATGCGGTTCAGCTTGAGAAGAAAGCATTTGATATTACAGGGATGACATGTGCTGCGTGTTCAAATCGTATTGAAAAAGTATTAAATAAACAAAGTGGCATTCAGCATGCGACAGTTAATTTGTCGACAGAGACAGCGATGGTTGAATATTATCCGGGAAATATAAGTGATGATGATATTATTGCGCGCATAAAAAAATTAGGATATGGTGCGACTTTACAAAGTGCGGAAAAAGTAGATCGTAAAGCACTAGAGCTAAAGCATAAGAAACGTAAGTTAATAATATCAGCGTTATTATCATTACCATTATTACTTACGATGTTAACGCATTTGTTCGGTTTACATTTGTCGCACATATTAATGAATCCGTTGTTTCAGTTTTTATTAGCATTCCCTGTACAGTTCATTATTGGCTGGCAGTTTTATTCTGGAGCATATAAAAGTTTGCGTAGTGGTTCTGCTAATATGGATGTACTCGTTGCGCTCGGAACAAGTGCGGCATTCTTTTATAGTATTTATGAAAGTATGAAGTGGATGAACGGTTTAACGCATGACCCACATCTATACTTTGAAACGAGTGCTGTACTGATTACGTTAATTCTATTTGGAAAGTATCTGGAAGCACGTGCGAAGTCACAGACAACGAATGCATTATCAAGCTTGTTGAATTTACAGGCGAAAGATGCAAGAGTAATAAAAGACGATACAGAGATGATGGTACCTGTTGAAAACTTGCAAGTAGGCGATATGATTATCGTTAAACCGGGTGAGAAGATACCGGTTGACGGTATTGTTGTTAAAGGTCATTCTTCTGTAGATGAATCGATGTTAACAGGAGAGTCAATGCCTGTGCAAAAGCGTGAAGGTGACACGGTCATCGGCGCAACGATGAATAAAAATGGTCACTTTACGATGGAGGCAAAGAAAGTTGGACATGATACAGCATTGCAATCGATTGTAAAAGTTGTGGAAGCAGCACAAGGGTCTAAAGCGCCGATTCAGAGAATGGCAGATATTATTTCAGGCTATTTCGTACCGATCGTTGTAGGTATAGCTGTTATTACATTTTTAATATGGATGTTTTTTGTGAAACAAGGCTTTGAGTCATCTCTCGTTGTAGCGATATCAGTACTTGTAATTGCTTGTCCTTGTGCACTGGGACTTGCGACACCTACATCGATTATGGTAGGTACGGGTCGTGCTGCTGAACGTGGTATTTTATTCAAAGGTGGCGAACATTTAGAGCGTACACATGAAATTGATACAGTTGTGCTGGATAAGACAGGAACGATTACAAAAGGAGAACCAGAAGTTACAGACTTTACTGGCGATGATACTGCACTGCAATACTTAGCGAGTAGTGAGCAGGCTTCTGAGCATCCGCTTGCAAGCGCAATTATGAAATATGCTGAACAGAAAGTTACACTCAAAGATTTAATGCATTTTGAAGCAATACCAGGTCATGGTATTCATACAGTAATTGAAAACATAGATATTTACATCGGTAATCGCAAGTTGATGGATAAATTTAAAATTGACGTTAGCCAATTTGAACAACAGTTAACACAGTATGAGTCTGCAGGTAAAACAGCGATGTTAGTTGCTTATCATGATCAAGTTCAGGCGATTGTCGCAGTGAGAGACGTAGTGAAGCCAAGTGCGAAATCGGCTATAGCTCAGTTAAAAGCAATGAATATTCGCGTTATTATGTTAACAGGTGATAATAAACGTACTGCTGAAGCAATTGCAGCAGAGGTTGATATTGATGAAGTGATTGCAGATGTATTACCTGAAGATAAATCGAATAAAGTAAAAACACTTCAGGAACAAGGTCATAAAGTTGCAATGGTAGGAGATGGTGTGAACGATGCACCTGCACTTGCATTAAGTGATATAGGAATAGCGATTGGCACAGGTACAGAAGTCGCGATTGAAGCCGCAGATGTGACGATACTTGGTGGTGAATTGAATCTTATTCCAGAAGCGATTGAACTCAGTCATATTACGATTCGCAATATTAAACAAAATTTAGGCTTTGCATTTGGTTACAATATTATTGGAATTCCATTTGCAGCATTCGGGT from Macrococcus armenti carries:
- a CDS encoding heavy metal translocating P-type ATPase translates to MAKRNVTLPIEGMTCAACSGRIEKVLNKMDGVDAHVNLTTEQAAVSFDDDILSVDDIAAKVDKLGYAVQLEKKAFDITGMTCAACSNRIEKVLNKQSGIQHATVNLSTETAMVEYYPGNISDDDIIARIKKLGYGATLQSAEKVDRKALELKHKKRKLIISALLSLPLLLTMLTHLFGLHLSHILMNPLFQFLLAFPVQFIIGWQFYSGAYKSLRSGSANMDVLVALGTSAAFFYSIYESMKWMNGLTHDPHLYFETSAVLITLILFGKYLEARAKSQTTNALSSLLNLQAKDARVIKDDTEMMVPVENLQVGDMIIVKPGEKIPVDGIVVKGHSSVDESMLTGESMPVQKREGDTVIGATMNKNGHFTMEAKKVGHDTALQSIVKVVEAAQGSKAPIQRMADIISGYFVPIVVGIAVITFLIWMFFVKQGFESSLVVAISVLVIACPCALGLATPTSIMVGTGRAAERGILFKGGEHLERTHEIDTVVLDKTGTITKGEPEVTDFTGDDTALQYLASSEQASEHPLASAIMKYAEQKVTLKDLMHFEAIPGHGIHTVIENIDIYIGNRKLMDKFKIDVSQFEQQLTQYESAGKTAMLVAYHDQVQAIVAVRDVVKPSAKSAIAQLKAMNIRVIMLTGDNKRTAEAIAAEVDIDEVIADVLPEDKSNKVKTLQEQGHKVAMVGDGVNDAPALALSDIGIAIGTGTEVAIEAADVTILGGELNLIPEAIELSHITIRNIKQNLGFAFGYNIIGIPFAAFGLLAPWIAGLAMALSSVSVVSNALRLKSVKIK